One segment of Kwoniella pini CBS 10737 chromosome 9, complete sequence DNA contains the following:
- a CDS encoding RuvB-like helicase 2 gives MAANISLQSSSIRDVTKMERIGAHSHIHGLGLDSNLEPRANSQGMIGQGKARKAAGVILRMVQEGRIAGRAILMAGPPSTGKTALAMGMAQNLGSDVPFVMLTASEVFSLEMSKTESLTQAFRRSIGVRIKEETELIQGEVVEIQVDRSITGATKTGRLTLKTTDMETVYDLGTKMIDQLQKEKVLAGDVVSIDKASGRISKLGRSFGRAKDYDAMGADTRFVACPDGELQTRKEVVHTVSLHEIDVINSRTQGFLALFAGDTGEIKPELRDQINTKVAEWREEGKAEIVPGVLFIDEVHMLDIECFSFLNRAMENELAPLVVMASNRGITRIRGTKYKSPHGIPADLLDRMLIISTKKYEEDEIREIVKIRAEEEDVKLAEESLDLLSTMGIQTSLRYSLNLIAPSSLIALRRKSNVVEVVDVKLAYKYFCDVERSAQYAKETNGMMFGEVEVEVGNGMQVDGQ, from the exons ATG GCCGCCAACATATCCCTTCAATCTTCCTCCATACGGGACGTTACCAAGATGGAACGTATCG GGGCTCATTCTCATATTCATGGACTTGGTCTTGATTCAAACCTTGAGCCTCGAGCCAACTCGCAAGGAATGATAGGCCAAGGAAAAGCTAGAAAAGCCGCAGGAGTGATATTGAGAATGGTTCAAGAAGGTCGAATAGCGGGAAGAGCTATATTGATGGCTGGACCTCCAAGTACTGGTAAAACTGCTTTGGCAATGG GTATGGCTCAAAATTTAGGATCAGACGTACCTTTCGTCATGTTGACCGCCTCCGAAGTATTCTCGTTAGAG ATGTCTAAAACCGAATCTCTGACACAGGCATTCAGAAGATCAATTGGTGTAAGAATAAAGGAAGAAACGGAATTGATACAGGGTGAAGTAGTTGAGATCCAGGTGGATAGGAGTATTACAGGG GCAACCAAGACTGGTCGATTAACCCTGAAGACGACGGATATGGAGACAGTCTATGATCTCGGAACGAAGatgattgatcaattacaaaaggaaaaagtCTTAGCAGGTGATGTTGTCAGTATAGATAAAGCTTCAGGAAGAATATCGAAATTAGGTAGAAGTTTCGGTAGAGCGAAGGATTACGATGCCATGGGAGCGGAC ACCCGATTCGTTGCTTGTCCAGATGGTGAATTGCAAACTCGTAAAGAAGTCGTACATACGGTATCCCTGCACGAAATCGATGTGATAAATTCGCGTACTCAAGGTTTCTTAGCTTTGTTTGCGGGTGATACGGGAGAAATCAAACCTGAATTGAgagatcaaatcaatacCAAGGTTGCAGAATGGagggaagaaggaaaagctGAGATCGTACCGGGA GTTTTGTTCATCGATGAAGTTCATATGCTCGATATTGAATGTTTCTCTTTCCTCAACAGAGCCATGGAGAATGAGTTGGCACCGTTGGTAGTCATGGCTTCAAATCGAGGTATAACTCGAATAAGAGGAACCAAATATAAATCACCTCATGGTATACCAGCGGATTTACTAGATAGAATGTTGATTATAAGTACGAAAAAAtatgaggaagatgagataAGAGAGATTGTTAAGATCAG GgccgaagaagaagatgtaaaattagctgaagaatCATTAGATTTACTTTCAACAATGGGTATACAGACTTCTCTTCGGTAttcattgaatttaatCGCCCCGTCTAGCTTAATTGCTCTAAGGAGGAAATCGAATGTAGTCGAAGTTGTAGATGTGAAATTAGCTTACAAATATTTCTGCGATGTTGAGAGATCAGCTCAGTATGCTAAAGAGACAAATGGGATGATGTTTGGAGAAGTCGAAGTTGAGGTTGGGAATGGAATGCAAGTTGACGGGCAATAA